The DNA region CACCcgaacacatgataaagtgtttctactatgtatttttcattaatttttttaaaaaaacttgtAAGTTTTCTCAAGTGTCTATTTTGTAGATAAGTTGacaacttaaaatatgtcaCTTTTGTTAACTATATGCAATATGCATTAGcattaataagccataatacTTAGTACATTTTCTGAGActaatatatataatgaaaggAGATGATATAATTATATGTAACACAATAGGATCTCGAGAAGAAACACAAAAACTTATTCAAAAGATGCTTTAATTCAAGTATACAGTCAAGTTTAAGTATTTAGGGGTTATCGTATTtagccaaatcaaattaaattatttcctCTGTTCCAATTCACGTGGTATAATTCAAATTTTCAGAATCAAATAAGACACATATGCTCTTtagatattttaaattattaattattaggacttataatattttttatataattctaaatatataaattatataaaaaaattgtcttCTAAATTCAcgttaaaataaagaaatttaaCTCAGGGATGTGACCCGTTTGACGCAAGGGCGGACTAACAAAGAGTAAGAGAAAAAGacataaatggtcccttaattatgagagtaggttcaaaatagtcccttaactatgcacttaacgattttggtcctttaagtttgtcacAAGTTatcaaaaatggtcccttaactatgacggttggttaaaaatagtcccttaagtatgcacttaacagttttggtcctttaggttcgccaaaagttaacacttttagcctccgacaaaatattcatcgaactctgtttgttagatttgactagaactataaaaaaaaaaggggaaaaaatagcgagaattcacatttagaggtacACATTATTAAAGAAACAGCCAAATACCTCGGGACAAAACCGACGGATGTCAGACGGTTATAGGAAAAAATCGAGGAAAAACCTACAAACTTGATAATGTCATAAAATTGTGTCTCGGAACACAAACATCGACGAGCTCTGTCGATTAAAACCAAGGGTATCAAtcggctaagtaaaatacactaTACTTATTTATACTGAAAACCcgtcataaaaataaatacctcCATTGTAGCgattcctttttttaaaaaaaaaatccacgcATTTTTTCTCGAAAATAACCGGCCGACGTTCGttgattttcataaaaataaaaaaaaataaaaaatagtatcTCTCGATTTTATCCATCGGTTTCCATCCATCATTTTTTCGcttgtttttagtagtgataACTTTTGTAGTTTCTGCTATTTCTAATTTCTTTCTCAAGTCTGGTGAATTTTACTTAGCTGATGGACTCCCTCGATTTTAATCGACAGAGTACGTAGGTCTTTGTGTTCCGAGACACTATTTTCTGCCATTATCAAGTCTGTAGGTTTTTCCTCGATTTTTCCCTATAACTATCTGACGTTAGTCAGTTTTGTCCCGAGGTGTTTGGCCGTTTCTTTAATAATGTGTACCTCTAAATATGAGTTCTCgctatttttttccctttttttcatagttctcatcaaatctaacaaacagaGTTCGATGAATATTTTATCGGAGACTAAAAGTATTAACTTTTGGtgaacttaaaggaccaaaactgttaagtgcatatttaagggactatttttaaccaatccttatagttaagggaccatttttattaacttgtgacaaacttaaaggaccaaaaccgtTAAATGCATAGTtgagggactattttgaacctactctgATAGTttctcatagttaagggaccatttatgtccttttctcCAAAGAGTAATATGTCACCGGTTTCGAGGGAGTGGCAGCACACTTTATTTCAGTCACTAGGGAGATACAAGTTTATGCCGAAACCCAAAACCGGAGAAAGCTTATTGATGGAGAGGGTAAGGGTTCGATTGATATTCAAGGACCCCAACATTCTCAGCGACTCACAGAAATCAGAGGGTTTGAGGCGTAGTTGGTTTCTACTCAAACCCCAACAGCAACACAAAACTATCTCTGATGTTTCCTCTCATATTCTCACCACTTTTCAACTCCATCACTCTTGTCCTCATGGCCTTCTCCTCTCTGTAAGTTCTTCAATCTTGGGTTGTTTTTTGTTCATTCAGTTCGCTGTGCTTGCGTGCACTTTCACTGAGAGTAGCATATGGAGAAATCacctactccctccgtcccagtCCCCTTTTATattactcttttctttttagtccgtccaaaaaaagaattgacacatttttatatttagaaattatttagcttcaaaatttcagttttacccttaatgaaatgatttacaaccaaaTAGACATTCaaggcttgttttagaccacgaGTTCTAAAAGTCTTCTCATATTTATTAAACTCCGTGCGCAGTCAAACACCTCCGTGTAAAATGGGATGGAAGGagtgccttttttttttgttttctggtGGAGCTGAAAATCTGGTTACCTTTTGTCTTTCGTTGACTGCTAGGCCACATcctttaggggtcgtttggttgctgatTAGGAGCTAAGTTATTCTTGTATTAAATCCTGCGTAAGTAATctaccatgtttggtagcattcttttgctatgtataaaattcaactcacctAATAAGGtgtttggtttgcaatttagaaatTCGCATAAGTAATATTTTATGCAAGttagaagatggaataacttatccctgcataaaataatactacaagattccctcataactaatccctgcataactctaaccaaaGAACCAGACGACCCCTTAGGGCTCATTTGGTACGATGGATGAGCAAAAATATTcctgggataaaaatttagtgccaccttatcccacgtttggttggaataaaaactcgggataactaatcccgggattagttatcccgagattatagtgtttttttatcccacattgagggtggaataacaatcccgggataactaatcccggaattagttatcccgggataacttgttttctaaccaaacgagcccttagtGTAGTAACAAAGGGCTTCAAAAATTGTTGTCCACTCCTAAGTTTGAGATTAGTATTTTATTTAATCCCCTTCCCTAAATTTCTGGCTCCACTACTGGCTAGGCCGCATCCTTTGGTGCTTGATTTTACATTGTTGATCGAACCTGGAGATAGAAAGTTTCTATTGCTGCTCTGTTGCTGAAAGTTAACATTTCTATGACATTAGATTGTTAAGTGGCTCACTTTCTTGTCATACACTTGCAGATGGATGGTTTTCTCTTGCCTCCCTTTGAATCAACTTGTATCTTGAAGGATAAATGTATAGTCAGGTTTGCTAAATTGCGGCTTTCTCAACTGCTTTCTAAaaattgtattgttattgttattattattactattattgctaTTCATAAAGATTATATTCTCAAAACTCATATGCTagtgtgaagaagaaaggagatgTTTTAGCCATTGAAGGAAATGATGCGCCTAATATAGCTGAGAATAACAGAATTGTTGAGAAGCAACCTGTAAACACAGGACAATTGCCGTTGGCTAATAAGGAGTTTGACAATGAATCTGGAGGTTATGAGAGTGAAGATGAGTCTGAAGATGAGGAAGGGTCAGGTCTGGAAAATTCCTTGGGTTGTAATGTGATCTCCAGGAAAAGGAAATCAGAAACACTTCCTAGCTCGGAGTAATTTCTTGATCACTTGTTTGGTGATTCTGATCTGCCAAGACTTTGGTTTTGTAAGGCTCAcaattgaattcttgaatctttttttcttcacagGAAGAAGAAACATTGTTCTGACGTTGCTGAGAAGGTTGATGAGCAGACCAAGAAATCTCAACAAGATCTCACAAGCAAGAAGAGTCTTTGCAAGCAAAAGAAGGTAGCTAATCCGGATAGCAAAGATGTGGATAATAACAAAGGAACTGCTGAAAGTAGCAAGGTCGATGCCAGTATTTCCGGCCTGAAAAAGTATGGCTATTGGAAGCTGCAATCTCATTCTTCGAGTGATTACAGTTTATTTTCGGCTATTATTGCTTTATTTGGTCAGTTTCTGCCTATTTTCTTGGTAGATTGCTTTGAAAGACTTAGTGTGGTAATGACTTAGAGGGTACATTCCTTTGCGCAACACCACTTAGTTGAGGGTTTATTCATTTCCACTGCAACCATTTAAGCATCAATAACAAAATTGAAGGTGTTGCTTGTCCCCATTTCGATGAGTGTTTCTTTGCCCATGTATTTTCTTTGCATGTTTTTGGGTATCAGTTAAGTGTTGCTCACTTCTTGTGCGGAGTATGCATTTTGGTGTTTGAATGTAAAGTCCAAATTTATAGGAACTAATAAAACAGTAGAGCCATGTTGAATGAGAGCCTGAATACCCCATCTTTCCTTGTCGGGCATCTTGTAAGTTCCCCAAGTTTATCTTTGTCCATGTTCTGCTGGTGAAAATcttgaatttattttcttcataatAATTCCACATAAGTTGTCCCTAATCTGATATTTGTTTGAGGTGGCTTGACAAGTTCAGTCTTTTAGATGAAAAGTGCAAGATCCAggaaaatttatatttaaagtTACTTCTCTTCTGATGACTTAGGCGTTTCTGAGTGCATCCTATTCTGTTTCTATGCATGCAGAGATGTCCAATATCTTCGTACGttactgaattttttttctgttttctaTAGAAATAATGAGTTTCAAGAGAAAGACGTGGAGAATGTGGAGGCAACCACCAAGCCTGAGAGAGTTAAAAAGGTCCATTTCTACAACTTTTCTCATACATCCCTTAGAAAAATTGGCAACAAATAGTCCTACAGTTGGTGGAGCTATTTCAGAAAATTGTTTGAAACTGTGTAGACTAATACTGCATCTGCATTGTAGTAGAAGTGTTACTTAAAAGTGATATTTGTTCTTGTCACAAACCGACCTTATCAGAGTTGTTGTCTAGTATAGTTGAGTTTGTTGGCAAGCCGTGGAAGcagccactaatgcttgcattagggcaggctgtctacatcacaccccttgGGTTGCGGCCCTTCCCCCGACCCTGCTAACatgggatgctttgtgcaccgggctTCCCTTTATAGTTGAATTTAGCCTCTTGAGGGGGGAATTTGTAGGTATTTCACAAGTAATATTCTCCTACTCATGACCAGTTAGTCTGTGTTTCAAATAATTTCCATTAAATATCATTTTGAATTgcttttttcaattttccttCGGAAGATTTGCTTAAAAATTCTTGCAGTGCTCAGGTGTTGATTCTTTCTGTCAGGGCCCTAGTAGAAGTGCCCGGAAACAATATGCGAAAAGGCAACGGTTGCGAGAAATGCTCAAATTTTATGAGAATGTAGCTGCTGAATCAGAGGGACTTGTAAGTAATTATAAGATGTAGACATGCCAACTCCTGTTTCCATTAGATGTTATATTTGCTCGGCAAAATTTTGCTGTGAAACTGGAAGGAAATGCAGGCTAATGCTGGAAGAAGAGCTGGTAACTTGCACTCAAAGTGGCATGTTAATGGTGAGACTGATGGCAGAGCA from Lycium ferocissimum isolate CSIRO_LF1 chromosome 2, AGI_CSIRO_Lferr_CH_V1, whole genome shotgun sequence includes:
- the LOC132037412 gene encoding coilin-like isoform X5; this encodes MERVRVRLIFKDPNILSDSQKSEGLRRSWFLLKPQQQHKTISDVSSHILTTFQLHHSCPHGLLLSMDGFLLPPFESTCILKDKCIVSVKKKGDVLAIEGNDAPNIAENNRIVEKQPVNTGQLPLANKEFDNESGGYESEDESEDEEGSGLENSLGCNVISRKRKSETLPSSEKKKHCSDVAEKVDEQTKKSQQDLTSKKSLCKQKKVANPDSKDVDNNKGTAESSKVDASISGLKKNNEFQEKDVENVEATTKPERVKKCSGVDSFCQGPSRSARKQYAKRQRLREMLKFYENVAAESEGLKEMQANAGRRAGNLHSKWHVNGETDGRAKGRGNWRQQQSKTKNQEVIGQPKGLLHWKQSREEDKGGNTNRQEQANEKSTMCEKPDQALQQDQVQEIDFSSVLEVRLVKNGTSDSVAGLSGQPSEGPVTNGTSDSVAGLSGQPSKGPASNESNPVLSTSEKKTDGPTTVVNLWEQLSETIKANTEQSYEESSWGKWNPAKSSWSHRALTGSACGPTMALRGRGRGPTMAFRGRGRGPTMAFRGRGRGYNGR
- the LOC132037412 gene encoding coilin-like isoform X6, whose protein sequence is MERVRVRLIFKDPNILSDSQKSEGLRRSWFLLKPQQQHKTISDVSSHILTTFQLHHSCPHGLLLSMDGFLLPPFESTCILKDKCIVSVKKKGDVLAIEGNDAPNIAENNRIVEKQPVNTGQLPLANKEFDNESGGYESEDESEDEEGSGLENSLGCNVISRKRKSETLPSSEKKKHCSDVAEKVDEQTKKSQQDLTSKKSLCKQKKVANPDSKDVDNNKGTAESSKVDASISGLKKNNEFQEKDVENVEATTKPERVKKGPSRSARKQYAKRQRLREMLKFYENVAAESEGLANAGRRAGNLHSKWHVNGETDGRAKGRGNWRQQQSKTKNQEVIGQPKGLLHWKQSREEDKGGNTNRQEQANEKSTMCEKPDQALQQDQVQEIDFSSVLEVRLVKNGTSDSVAGLSGQPSEGPVTNGTSDSVAGLSGQPSKGPASNESNPVLSTSEKKTDGPTTVVNLWEQLSETIKANTEQSYEESSWGKWNPAKSSWSHRALTGSACGPTMALRGRGRGPTMARGRGRGPTMAFRGRGRGPTMAFRGRGRGYNGR
- the LOC132037412 gene encoding coilin-like isoform X3, encoding MERVRVRLIFKDPNILSDSQKSEGLRRSWFLLKPQQQHKTISDVSSHILTTFQLHHSCPHGLLLSMDGFLLPPFESTCILKDKCIVSVKKKGDVLAIEGNDAPNIAENNRIVEKQPVNTGQLPLANKEFDNESGGYESEDESEDEEGSGLENSLGCNVISRKRKSETLPSSEKKKHCSDVAEKVDEQTKKSQQDLTSKKSLCKQKKVANPDSKDVDNNKGTAESSKVDASISGLKKNNEFQEKDVENVEATTKPERVKKCSGVDSFCQGPSRSARKQYAKRQRLREMLKFYENVAAESEGLANAGRRAGNLHSKWHVNGETDGRAKGRGNWRQQQSKTKNQEVIGQPKGLLHWKQSREEDKGGNTNRQEQANEKSTMCEKPDQALQQDQVQEIDFSSVLEVRLVKNGTSDSVAGLSGQPSEGPVTNGTSDSVAGLSGQPSKGPASNESNPVLSTSEKKTDGPTTVVNLWEQLSETIKANTEQSYEESSWGKWNPAKSSWSHRALTGSACGPTMALRGRGRGPTMARGRGRGPTMAFRGRGRGPTMAFRGRGRGYNGR
- the LOC132037412 gene encoding coilin-like isoform X1 gives rise to the protein MERVRVRLIFKDPNILSDSQKSEGLRRSWFLLKPQQQHKTISDVSSHILTTFQLHHSCPHGLLLSMDGFLLPPFESTCILKDKCIVSVKKKGDVLAIEGNDAPNIAENNRIVEKQPVNTGQLPLANKEFDNESGGYESEDESEDEEGSGLENSLGCNVISRKRKSETLPSSEKKKHCSDVAEKVDEQTKKSQQDLTSKKSLCKQKKVANPDSKDVDNNKGTAESSKVDASISGLKKNNEFQEKDVENVEATTKPERVKKCSGVDSFCQGPSRSARKQYAKRQRLREMLKFYENVAAESEGLKEMQANAGRRAGNLHSKWHVNGETDGRAKGRGNWRQQQSKTKNQEVIGQPKGLLHWKQSREEDKGGNTNRQEQANEKSTMCEKPDQALQQDQVQEIDFSSVLEVRLVKNGTSDSVAGLSGQPSEGPVTNGTSDSVAGLSGQPSKGPASNESNPVLSTSEKKTDGPTTVVNLWEQLSETIKANTEQSYEESSWGKWNPAKSSWSHRALTGSACGPTMALRGRGRGPTMARGRGRGPTMAFRGRGRGPTMAFRGRGRGYNGR
- the LOC132037412 gene encoding coilin-like isoform X7, with the translated sequence MERVRVRLIFKDPNILSDSQKSEGLRRSWFLLKPQQQHKTISDVSSHILTTFQLHHSCPHGLLLSMDGFLLPPFESTCILKDKCIVRIVEKQPVNTGQLPLANKEFDNESGGYESEDESEDEEGSGLENSLGCNVISRKRKSETLPSSEKKKHCSDVAEKVDEQTKKSQQDLTSKKSLCKQKKVANPDSKDVDNNKGTAESSKVDASISGLKKNNEFQEKDVENVEATTKPERVKKCSGVDSFCQGPSRSARKQYAKRQRLREMLKFYENVAAESEGLKEMQANAGRRAGNLHSKWHVNGETDGRAKGRGNWRQQQSKTKNQEVIGQPKGLLHWKQSREEDKGGNTNRQEQANEKSTMCEKPDQALQQDQVQEIDFSSVLEVRLVKNGTSDSVAGLSGQPSEGPVTNGTSDSVAGLSGQPSKGPASNESNPVLSTSEKKTDGPTTVVNLWEQLSETIKANTEQSYEESSWGKWNPAKSSWSHRALTGSACGPTMALRGRGRGPTMARGRGRGPTMAFRGRGRGPTMAFRGRGRGYNGR
- the LOC132037412 gene encoding coilin-like isoform X2, giving the protein MERVRVRLIFKDPNILSDSQKSEGLRRSWFLLKPQQQHKTISDVSSHILTTFQLHHSCPHGLLLSMDGFLLPPFESTCILKDKCIVSVKKKGDVLAIEGNDAPNIAENNRIVEKQPVNTGQLPLANKEFDNESGGYESEDESEDEEGSGLENSLGCNVISRKRKSETLPSSEKKKHCSDVAEKVDEQTKKSQQDLTSKKSLCKQKKVANPDSKDVDNNKGTAESSKVDASISGLKKNNEFQEKDVENVEATTKPERVKKCSGVDSFCQGPSRSARKQYAKRQRLREMLKFYENVAAESEGLKEMQANAGRRAGNLHSKWHVNGETDGRAKGRGNWRQQQSKTKNQEVIGQPKGLLHWKQSREEDKGGNTNRQEQANEKSTMCEKPDQALQQDQVQEIDFSSVLEVRLVKNGTSDSVAGLSGQPSEGPVTNGTSDSVAGLSGQPSKGPASNESNPVLSTSEKKTDGPTTVNLWEQLSETIKANTEQSYEESSWGKWNPAKSSWSHRALTGSACGPTMALRGRGRGPTMARGRGRGPTMAFRGRGRGPTMAFRGRGRGYNGR
- the LOC132037412 gene encoding coilin-like isoform X4, encoding MERVRVRLIFKDPNILSDSQKSEGLRRSWFLLKPQQQHKTISDVSSHILTTFQLHHSCPHGLLLSMDGFLLPPFESTCILKDKCIVSVKKKGDVLAIEGNDAPNIAENNRIVEKQPVNTGQLPLANKEFDNESGGYESEDESEDEEGSGLENSLGCNVISRKRKSETLPSSEKKKHCSDVAEKVDEQTKKSQQDLTSKKSLCKQKKVANPDSKDVDNNKGTAESSKVDASISGLKKNNEFQEKDVENVEATTKPERVKKGPSRSARKQYAKRQRLREMLKFYENVAAESEGLKEMQANAGRRAGNLHSKWHVNGETDGRAKGRGNWRQQQSKTKNQEVIGQPKGLLHWKQSREEDKGGNTNRQEQANEKSTMCEKPDQALQQDQVQEIDFSSVLEVRLVKNGTSDSVAGLSGQPSEGPVTNGTSDSVAGLSGQPSKGPASNESNPVLSTSEKKTDGPTTVVNLWEQLSETIKANTEQSYEESSWGKWNPAKSSWSHRALTGSACGPTMALRGRGRGPTMARGRGRGPTMAFRGRGRGPTMAFRGRGRGYNGR